A region from the Desulfoglaeba alkanexedens ALDC genome encodes:
- a CDS encoding IS256 family transposase gives MRIEISVPEVVSIFKEIQQNPEQIFQMVRLDVKEIVGRYLSEMMNAELTHFLGREPYERKDPGEAEPGAANYRNGSYVRRFTLKEIGEVSTKVPRDRNGEYHTQVLPRSKQYESEIAHDLCLMFLGGVSTRTLAMMTERLVGRKISHTEISQANGELKEAVEKWRNRDLSQEPVKYLFVDGVNFAMRMGDSIEKVPVLVVIGVTEQGCRFVLGLQAGDKESAPTWREFFKDLKRRGLDASRITLGVMDGLPGLEAVFKEEFPKAKIQRCQVHVARNVLAKVPQKFKQEVADGMRSIFYASCPDKAREFFKEFKERWEKHVPSAVKCLEKSLDACLTFFHFPEEEWISLRTTNIIERLNKEFRRRTRPMEIVAGEQSCYTLLAFIALKMELHWRSNPLGKVAKNLPFWKQLEG, from the coding sequence ATGAGAATCGAGATCAGTGTACCCGAGGTAGTAAGCATTTTCAAAGAGATTCAGCAAAACCCGGAGCAGATATTCCAGATGGTTCGGCTGGATGTAAAGGAAATAGTTGGACGGTATCTTTCTGAGATGATGAATGCCGAGCTCACCCATTTCCTCGGAAGAGAGCCCTACGAGAGGAAAGATCCAGGTGAGGCGGAGCCGGGAGCCGCCAATTACCGAAACGGCTCCTACGTAAGAAGATTTACTCTCAAGGAGATAGGGGAGGTTTCGACCAAGGTCCCTCGGGATAGAAACGGTGAGTACCACACGCAGGTTCTTCCCCGTTCGAAGCAGTATGAGAGCGAGATAGCCCACGATCTGTGTCTGATGTTTCTGGGTGGGGTGAGCACGCGGACTCTGGCCATGATGACCGAGCGGCTCGTCGGAAGAAAGATCTCCCACACCGAGATCAGCCAGGCAAACGGTGAGCTTAAAGAAGCCGTGGAGAAGTGGAGAAACAGGGACCTGTCGCAAGAACCGGTAAAGTATCTGTTCGTCGACGGGGTCAACTTCGCTATGAGGATGGGAGATTCCATAGAGAAGGTCCCGGTGCTTGTTGTCATTGGAGTGACCGAGCAGGGGTGCCGGTTTGTGCTTGGGTTGCAGGCGGGAGACAAGGAATCGGCCCCCACATGGAGAGAGTTCTTCAAAGATCTTAAAAGAAGAGGCCTTGATGCTTCCAGGATCACTTTGGGGGTGATGGATGGGCTGCCCGGGCTGGAGGCCGTCTTCAAGGAAGAGTTTCCCAAAGCGAAGATCCAACGCTGCCAGGTTCATGTTGCCCGAAACGTTCTGGCCAAGGTTCCTCAGAAGTTCAAACAAGAGGTGGCAGACGGGATGAGGTCCATCTTCTATGCCTCCTGTCCGGACAAGGCCCGGGAGTTCTTCAAGGAATTCAAGGAAAGATGGGAAAAGCATGTCCCATCCGCGGTGAAATGTCTGGAGAAGAGCCTGGATGCGTGCCTTACCTTCTTCCACTTCCCTGAAGAAGAATGGATCTCTCTTCGAACCACCAACATCATCGAAAGGCTCAACAAGGAGTTTCGCAGAAGGACCAGGCCGATGGAGATCGTGGCAGGTGAGCAGTCCTGTTACACCCTCCTTGCATTCATTGCATTGAAGATGGAGCTCCACTGGAGGTCCAATCCTCTCGGAAAAGTCGCTAAAAATCTGCCCTTTTGGAAGCAGTTGGAGGGGTAA
- a CDS encoding ABC transporter permease, translating into MGTRWIPLALLWFGIGDRSAVFLIYLSVVLPLTVFTTSGIHRIRPDYRMVAQYYGITGWELARTVILPGAFPEIVVGLRITLATAWLVILAAEMIGVR; encoded by the coding sequence TTGGGAACAAGGTGGATACCCCTGGCCCTGCTCTGGTTCGGCATCGGGGACCGCTCAGCGGTCTTTCTCATATATCTGTCGGTCGTTCTCCCCCTCACGGTCTTCACCACGAGCGGCATCCACCGCATTCGGCCCGACTACAGGATGGTGGCACAATACTACGGGATCACGGGCTGGGAGCTGGCCCGGACGGTGATCCTTCCGGGCGCCTTCCCGGAGATTGTGGTGGGTCTCAGGATCACGCTCGCCACTGCCTGGCTCGTGATCCTCGCGGCGGAGATGATTGGCGTGCGCTAG
- a CDS encoding calcineurin-like phosphoesterase C-terminal domain-containing protein produces MKRAGITGIAVSLAVMLTADVFAEDMVTGNVFWDKNQNGVQDRGEPGIEDVCVSNGKEVVKTTKNGIYRLPAYEDMVVFVSKPSGWMTPVNEDNIPQFSYIHKPAGSPSEIQRFRGLEPTGPLPANVDFPLYKVKDDQKFNVIVTGDTQVYNDREINYLRNSLVKEVQGTDALFCISMGDNLGDDLSLFPRYLDVMGQMGIPVYYVPGNHDLDFDATSDRDSFDTHKSYIGATYYSFNYGDVHFVVLDDVEYPSPIHNGSYNGKIDDTQMEWLANDLAHVPMDKLIVLNMHIPIVSDVDRTSSQHQVDNREELYALLKGRKVVSMAGHTHTLSHFAPGDELVGWGQPTPFNQIIVGAACGSWWSGDFDEAGIPISYMRDGTPRGYMVFSFQGNKYEEIYKAHGKPFDKQMNLSFLTLDFMGWYDRIASGDTSATINDLEFRDVLEDTASALLVANIWGASMHDNYYCSFDNRRPVEANWTLEMKDPYALALQLYVLRGVPGFSLWNKIWDNNIYMGTNFGPGNAVKLDEWLWTVEDRSTHLFVCQVPTDLEQGVHSVTVWGKDMYGHNIQEVKVFEVK; encoded by the coding sequence ATGAAAAGAGCAGGAATTACTGGGATTGCTGTGTCGCTTGCCGTCATGCTGACAGCCGATGTGTTTGCTGAAGATATGGTCACGGGCAATGTGTTTTGGGACAAAAACCAAAATGGCGTACAGGACAGGGGTGAACCTGGTATTGAAGATGTATGCGTTTCCAACGGAAAAGAGGTCGTAAAAACTACAAAAAACGGCATATATAGATTGCCGGCCTACGAAGATATGGTGGTTTTTGTCAGCAAGCCCAGCGGTTGGATGACTCCAGTAAACGAAGACAATATTCCGCAGTTTTCATATATACACAAACCAGCCGGTTCCCCTTCGGAGATTCAGAGATTCCGCGGATTGGAACCAACCGGTCCCCTGCCTGCGAACGTTGATTTTCCCTTGTATAAAGTCAAGGATGACCAAAAATTTAATGTAATCGTGACCGGTGATACACAGGTTTATAACGATCGCGAAATCAACTATCTGAGAAACTCCCTGGTAAAAGAGGTTCAGGGCACTGATGCCCTTTTTTGTATCTCCATGGGCGATAATTTGGGTGATGACTTAAGCTTGTTCCCCCGCTATCTGGATGTCATGGGGCAGATGGGAATTCCTGTGTACTATGTCCCGGGAAATCATGATCTTGATTTTGACGCCACCAGTGACAGGGACTCTTTTGATACACATAAAAGCTATATTGGAGCAACTTACTATTCTTTCAACTACGGCGATGTTCACTTCGTGGTACTGGATGATGTTGAGTATCCTTCCCCGATCCATAATGGTAGCTACAACGGCAAAATCGATGACACTCAAATGGAGTGGCTGGCCAATGATCTTGCCCATGTGCCGATGGACAAGCTCATAGTCCTCAACATGCATATTCCCATCGTGTCGGATGTGGATCGAACGAGCAGCCAGCACCAGGTTGACAATCGCGAGGAGCTGTATGCCCTCCTGAAAGGTCGCAAGGTGGTTTCCATGGCTGGCCATACGCACACGCTCTCTCATTTTGCCCCTGGCGATGAATTGGTGGGTTGGGGCCAGCCCACGCCGTTCAATCAGATCATTGTCGGTGCTGCTTGCGGAAGCTGGTGGTCCGGCGATTTTGACGAAGCGGGCATTCCCATTTCCTACATGCGGGACGGTACGCCTCGCGGCTATATGGTGTTCTCCTTCCAGGGCAACAAATACGAGGAAATTTACAAAGCCCACGGGAAACCTTTTGACAAGCAAATGAACCTGTCTTTTCTGACGCTGGACTTCATGGGCTGGTACGATCGCATCGCTTCCGGAGATACCTCGGCCACCATCAACGATTTGGAATTTCGCGATGTCTTGGAGGATACGGCATCAGCGCTCCTGGTGGCAAACATCTGGGGCGCATCCATGCACGACAATTACTACTGCAGCTTTGATAATCGCAGACCGGTCGAGGCCAATTGGACCCTTGAAATGAAGGATCCCTATGCACTTGCCTTGCAGCTTTATGTTCTTCGGGGTGTGCCAGGCTTTTCGCTCTGGAACAAGATATGGGATAACAACATATACATGGGCACAAACTTCGGTCCTGGTAACGCAGTTAAGTTGGACGAATGGCTGTGGACTGTGGAAGATAGATCAACACATCTTTTTGTCTGTCAGGTACCGACCGACCTGGAACAGGGGGTTCACAGCGTGACCGTATGGGGTAAGGACATGTACGGCCATAACATTCAAGAGGTCAAGGTCTTTGAGGTGAAATAA
- a CDS encoding glycerophosphodiester phosphodiesterase family protein yields the protein MKNITIIALALAVAGTCFVTMSHADQDSYSYEGVDDNYSSNDMRDGRVDLGPRPFYLVEGMDEGKLKDRLMQCKDGPFYRTDFSIGHRGAALQFPEHSDVSYMAAARMGAGIVECDVTFTKDGELVCRHSECDLHTTTNIVATPLNDKCTVPWTGPVDADHPAPMCCTSDLTLEEFKGLKAKMDASDPKATTPEGYLGGTAGWRTDLYTGRAHVMTFKESIAMNQALGVKHTPELKNATHQDRINAIFGGQEQYAQKFADTMEDAGVAPRDTWPQSFNLEDVFYWIDNTNYGKQAVYLLDYDTNKDDIIIQAPYDTMDRMEFFMMLKKRGVNIIAPPMPALLTLSSKGDIVPSKLAKHLKRMGFDIITWTLERSDLRHGASKAGYYYDFDPTGKAIRKDSDMYKALDVLAKEVKILGIFSDWPATVTYYDNCMGLNINRR from the coding sequence ATGAAAAATATCACCATAATAGCCTTGGCATTGGCCGTGGCTGGCACCTGTTTTGTCACCATGTCCCATGCGGACCAGGACTCTTATTCTTACGAAGGTGTCGATGATAACTACAGTAGTAACGATATGAGAGACGGCAGAGTAGATCTCGGTCCGCGTCCCTTCTATCTGGTGGAGGGTATGGACGAAGGAAAGCTGAAGGATCGCCTGATGCAATGCAAAGACGGACCATTTTACCGGACCGACTTCTCCATCGGCCATAGGGGGGCCGCTTTGCAGTTCCCCGAGCATTCCGACGTGTCCTATATGGCCGCTGCCCGCATGGGCGCCGGTATCGTCGAATGTGATGTTACTTTCACCAAGGACGGGGAGTTGGTGTGTCGCCACAGCGAGTGCGATCTGCACACCACCACCAACATCGTCGCCACCCCTTTGAACGACAAGTGCACCGTACCATGGACGGGCCCTGTGGACGCCGATCATCCGGCTCCCATGTGCTGCACAAGCGACCTTACCCTGGAGGAGTTCAAGGGCCTCAAGGCCAAGATGGACGCCAGCGACCCCAAGGCCACCACGCCTGAGGGCTATTTGGGGGGCACCGCCGGATGGCGAACAGACCTATACACGGGCCGCGCTCACGTGATGACGTTTAAGGAGAGTATCGCCATGAACCAAGCGCTCGGTGTTAAACATACTCCGGAGCTAAAGAACGCAACCCATCAGGATCGCATCAACGCCATCTTTGGAGGGCAGGAGCAGTACGCCCAGAAGTTCGCCGACACCATGGAAGACGCTGGCGTCGCACCGAGGGATACCTGGCCGCAATCCTTCAACCTCGAGGATGTGTTTTACTGGATTGATAACACCAACTACGGCAAACAGGCCGTCTATCTGCTGGATTACGACACCAACAAGGACGACATCATCATCCAGGCTCCCTACGACACCATGGACCGGATGGAGTTTTTTATGATGTTGAAGAAACGCGGCGTCAACATCATAGCACCACCAATGCCTGCCCTGCTGACGCTCAGCAGCAAAGGCGACATCGTGCCCTCAAAACTTGCCAAGCACCTGAAGCGTATGGGCTTTGACATTATCACCTGGACCCTGGAGCGGTCCGATCTGCGCCATGGCGCATCTAAGGCTGGCTATTATTATGACTTCGATCCTACGGGCAAGGCAATCAGAAAGGACAGCGATATGTACAAGGCCTTGGACGTACTGGCCAAGGAGGTGAAAATTCTGGGCATCTTCTCCGACTGGCCTGCTACAGTGACGTATTACGACAATTGCATGGGCTTGAACATCAATAGGAGGTGA
- a CDS encoding IS1380 family transposase has protein sequence MKRIEIEQSSKAFYSEHAGLVLVGNLINGYTDLCERLEKEVPGRPMISHADVVKTYLGLLCLGKSDFEAAEGVSGDDWFKEALDIQKVPSQETLRQRFDRQAKAFQRLAEAANIELLKRTQVPVTALPTGHVALDLDVFCLDNSDTKKEGVSRTYQNYDGYAPIGAYLSEEGWCLGIELRPGSQHSENGFVDFLRKVLVYAQKITRKRLLVRTDSAHDALETLVELRRHPNVSFIVRWNPRRANVFYWRDRAFREGRVSEPRPGKKVAIFSTWVTRHYGGRSYRFRLVIRVTERISDAKGQMLIQPDITLEGWWTSLCVHEDEVIWLYEKRGLSEQFHSEIKSDLDLERLPSGKFATNALVLTLGGLAYNLLRILGQNGLLADFSPVRHQAKRRRVKTVIQELIYLAGRVIRSGRRLKLQFGRHCPAFQAFRSVYLKFCPG, from the coding sequence ATGAAGAGAATCGAAATTGAACAATCTTCGAAAGCCTTCTACAGCGAACACGCGGGCCTGGTCCTTGTGGGCAATCTGATCAACGGCTACACGGACTTGTGCGAGCGGTTGGAAAAGGAAGTTCCAGGGCGGCCCATGATCTCTCATGCGGATGTGGTCAAGACCTATCTGGGGCTTCTGTGTCTGGGTAAGAGCGACTTTGAAGCCGCTGAGGGGGTCTCCGGCGATGACTGGTTCAAAGAGGCTCTGGACATCCAAAAGGTCCCTTCGCAGGAAACCTTGCGACAGCGCTTCGACAGGCAAGCGAAAGCTTTCCAACGGCTTGCGGAAGCCGCTAACATCGAACTGCTCAAGAGGACCCAGGTTCCCGTAACGGCTCTTCCCACGGGGCATGTGGCTTTGGACCTGGATGTCTTCTGCCTGGACAATTCCGACACCAAGAAAGAAGGGGTGTCGCGGACGTACCAGAACTACGACGGGTACGCGCCCATCGGGGCCTACCTCAGCGAGGAGGGATGGTGTCTGGGCATTGAGCTTCGTCCAGGGTCTCAGCATTCCGAGAACGGATTTGTGGACTTTTTGCGCAAGGTGTTGGTGTATGCCCAGAAGATCACCCGCAAGCGCCTCTTGGTGCGAACGGACTCGGCTCACGATGCTCTGGAAACGCTTGTGGAGCTTCGCCGACATCCCAATGTGAGCTTCATCGTCCGATGGAATCCACGCAGGGCGAACGTCTTTTACTGGCGTGATCGGGCCTTCAGGGAAGGCCGTGTGAGTGAGCCCCGGCCCGGCAAGAAAGTGGCGATCTTCAGCACGTGGGTGACGCGACACTATGGAGGAAGAAGCTATCGGTTTCGGCTGGTGATCCGGGTCACCGAGAGGATATCGGATGCCAAGGGGCAAATGCTGATTCAGCCCGATATCACGCTGGAGGGCTGGTGGACGTCGCTTTGCGTCCACGAGGATGAAGTGATCTGGTTGTACGAGAAACGGGGCCTGAGCGAGCAGTTTCACAGCGAGATCAAGTCCGATTTGGACCTGGAGCGACTGCCCTCCGGAAAGTTTGCCACCAATGCGCTGGTGTTGACCCTGGGCGGACTGGCTTACAACCTCTTGCGCATCCTGGGGCAAAACGGGCTTCTGGCCGATTTTTCGCCTGTACGGCATCAGGCCAAGCGGCGTCGCGTGAAGACCGTGATCCAGGAGCTGATCTATCTGGCAGGGCGCGTGATCCGAAGCGGTCGTCGGCTGAAGCTCCAGTTCGGTCGGCATTGTCCCGCTTTTCAAGCCTTTCGGAGCGTGTATCTCAAATTTTGCCCAGGGTAG
- a CDS encoding ATP-binding protein: MATALGIEACRQNYRTRFVTCYGLVNELVEAREQRALQRLIQKYVRYDLLILDELAYIPFSKEGSELLFQVLAERHEKGSVIITTNLGFADWTQVFGDPTMTAALLDRLTHKAHIIHCSWESYRLKQSLRSKAKHTEQRPTHQSVA; this comes from the coding sequence ATGGCGACAGCCCTGGGGATCGAGGCCTGCCGGCAAAACTATCGGACCCGGTTTGTGACCTGCTACGGGCTGGTCAACGAACTGGTGGAGGCCAGAGAACAAAGAGCACTGCAGCGTTTGATCCAAAAATACGTTCGCTACGATCTGCTGATCCTGGATGAACTGGCCTACATTCCGTTTTCCAAAGAAGGTTCGGAGTTGTTGTTCCAGGTCTTGGCGGAACGCCACGAGAAAGGCTCCGTGATCATCACCACGAACCTTGGGTTTGCCGATTGGACCCAGGTGTTTGGGGATCCAACTATGACGGCCGCCCTGTTGGACCGTCTCACCCACAAAGCCCATATCATCCACTGCAGCTGGGAAAGTTACCGCCTCAAACAGAGCCTGAGGTCCAAAGCCAAACACACGGAGCAAAGACCTACCCATCAAAGTGTCGCCTAG
- a CDS encoding transposase, whose translation MDQYELIRTGYRVYGKSISELARLTGHCRNTVKKAIRGEPWGYMEREHQAFPALGEHLAVIDGWLEGDRDKPCKQRHTARRIYHRLIEEQGFKGSESTVRRYVRLAKMQLGMAGSCTFIPCDPEAGYEGEVDWGGAIALIGGEAQRLKFFCMRSKYSGKHFVRFYPCERQQVFFDGHEQAFAFFGGVFPILIYDNLTAAVRKVMRGKDRQQQEAFSKFKAYYSLDARFIVMESFP comes from the coding sequence ATGGACCAGTACGAACTGATCAGGACGGGGTACCGAGTGTACGGGAAGAGCATCAGCGAGCTGGCACGTCTGACAGGTCATTGCCGTAATACGGTGAAGAAGGCCATTCGGGGTGAACCGTGGGGATACATGGAGCGTGAGCATCAGGCGTTTCCGGCCTTGGGGGAGCATCTGGCGGTGATCGACGGATGGTTGGAGGGTGACCGGGATAAACCTTGCAAGCAAAGGCATACGGCGCGTCGGATCTACCATCGGTTGATTGAAGAACAGGGCTTTAAAGGCAGTGAATCCACGGTGCGCCGGTATGTGAGGCTGGCCAAGATGCAGCTTGGGATGGCGGGATCCTGCACGTTCATACCCTGTGATCCCGAAGCGGGCTATGAAGGGGAGGTGGATTGGGGCGGTGCGATCGCGCTGATAGGGGGCGAGGCGCAGCGTCTGAAGTTTTTTTGCATGCGCAGCAAGTATTCGGGCAAGCACTTTGTGCGGTTCTATCCCTGCGAACGCCAACAGGTGTTTTTCGATGGCCATGAGCAAGCGTTTGCGTTTTTCGGGGGAGTTTTCCCGATTCTGATCTACGACAACTTGACAGCAGCGGTTCGCAAGGTCATGCGGGGCAAAGATCGTCAGCAACAGGAAGCCTTTTCGAAGTTTAAGGCCTATTACAGTTTGGATGCGCGTTTCATCGTTATGGAAAGCTTTCCATAA
- a CDS encoding SEC-C metal-binding domain-containing protein, with product MPRLDSQRTASLPREEKYPRTGRNAPCPCNSGKKYKRCCGR from the coding sequence ATGCCTCGGCTGGATTCACAGAGGACGGCATCGCTTCCACGGGAGGAGAAGTACCCAAGAACGGGACGTAATGCCCCTTGTCCGTGCAACAGTGGGAAGAAGTATAAACGTTGCTGTGGAAGGTGA